In Methylacidiphilum infernorum V4, a single window of DNA contains:
- a CDS encoding Slp family lipoprotein, which yields MRKKPCKIFILFWIFWYSLIACQAGPFTKEEKNILKTQPPFSVIIAHPEEFIGSRLFLGGVIAQVQNLPDKTLMEVIHKPLSRSFKVPLSTDLSYGRFIVSTKKFLDPSIYTRGKSVTVIGRLSRVQRGIIGQRPYKYPVISASHIHLWSDTY from the coding sequence ATGAGGAAAAAGCCTTGTAAAATTTTTATCCTTTTTTGGATCTTCTGGTATTCTCTCATTGCTTGTCAGGCGGGTCCCTTTACCAAGGAGGAGAAGAATATTCTAAAAACGCAGCCTCCTTTTTCTGTCATTATTGCCCATCCTGAAGAATTTATTGGAAGTCGGCTTTTTTTAGGCGGAGTCATTGCCCAAGTGCAGAATTTGCCGGATAAAACCCTCATGGAAGTCATCCATAAACCTCTTTCTCGGAGTTTCAAAGTCCCTCTCTCCACCGATCTCAGTTATGGAAGGTTTATCGTTTCAACCAAAAAATTTTTGGATCCTTCCATCTATACAAGAGGCAAAAGTGTTACGGTTATAGGGAGGTTAAGCCGGGTTCAACGGGGAATTATTGGTCAAAGACCTTATAAATACCCCGTAATCTCGGCTTCCCACATCCATCTTTGGTCAGATACTTACTGA
- a CDS encoding heavy metal translocating P-type ATPase, producing MKKPHRSLGEKEKGKKNTKLEAHLSIKNGFIALITLLAIFLYLVLSYGIRGGSSYARIPLLVCYVICGIPLVVGLGVKLLRFEFGSDQLAALSIVGSFLLGEYLAGVIVILMLSGGRFLEQFAVDRASGVLKVLAGRIPRVAHLKLHSSVEDIDLGAVEVGMPLVVFPHEICPADGVVIGGKSVMDESYLTGEPFLIPKTIGSPVISGAINGEDALTIRVVNKPEDSRYAKIMAVIKKCEEEKPRMRRLAEQIGAYFTPFAIAVATLAGIISGLPLRFLSVIIIATPCPLLLAVPVAIIGSISLCARRAIIVKDGRALEQVEKCRTAIFDKTGTLTYGKPRLQEEFYSSFFPPTLVFDSVASLERYSKHPLAVAFLEEAKKRKSKFIEVSEVHEPPGNGLWGKVGKRDLWITASSKLPDHIEGRDQMPKTSGGLECVVILEGKYAATFRFRDSPRKESRPFISHLASKHGIKNVLIVSGDRESEVRYLAEQVGVSSVYAQCSPEMKLEIVKKETKKAKTLFVGDGINDAPAMMAATVGIAMGINTDVTAQAAQVVAMENSLIKVDEFMHIGKRLRKIALQSALIGILLSLAGMAVAATGKLTPVEGAVIQEIIDVLSILNALRAAFPPRVLKDF from the coding sequence ATGAAAAAACCGCATCGAAGCCTAGGGGAAAAAGAGAAGGGAAAGAAAAATACAAAACTTGAAGCTCATTTATCCATAAAAAATGGGTTTATAGCCTTGATCACTCTTTTGGCGATTTTTCTCTATCTTGTCCTTTCCTATGGTATTCGAGGGGGTTCTTCTTATGCCCGGATTCCTCTTCTTGTTTGCTATGTGATCTGTGGAATACCTTTAGTCGTCGGTTTGGGAGTTAAATTGCTTCGTTTCGAATTTGGTTCAGATCAACTAGCGGCCCTGTCTATCGTAGGGTCATTTCTTTTGGGTGAATACTTGGCTGGAGTGATAGTGATCTTAATGCTGAGTGGAGGCCGATTCCTAGAGCAGTTTGCCGTGGACCGGGCATCGGGCGTATTGAAAGTTTTAGCCGGGAGAATACCTAGGGTAGCCCATCTCAAGCTGCATTCTTCCGTAGAAGACATCGACTTAGGCGCGGTTGAAGTGGGAATGCCCCTTGTCGTTTTTCCTCATGAGATCTGTCCAGCGGACGGTGTAGTGATCGGAGGGAAATCGGTCATGGACGAAAGTTACTTAACCGGAGAGCCTTTCCTGATTCCAAAGACGATTGGCTCCCCGGTCATTTCTGGAGCGATCAATGGGGAGGATGCACTAACCATCCGCGTAGTAAACAAGCCTGAAGATTCACGGTATGCGAAAATTATGGCCGTGATTAAAAAATGTGAAGAAGAAAAACCCCGGATGCGAAGGCTGGCGGAACAGATCGGTGCCTATTTTACCCCTTTTGCAATAGCCGTTGCTACGTTAGCGGGGATAATTTCGGGTTTGCCTTTACGTTTTCTTTCGGTCATCATCATTGCTACCCCCTGTCCGCTGCTTTTAGCGGTTCCCGTGGCCATCATCGGTTCTATTTCTTTATGTGCACGCAGGGCTATTATTGTCAAGGATGGTCGAGCCTTAGAACAGGTTGAAAAGTGCAGGACCGCCATTTTTGATAAGACGGGCACTTTAACTTACGGCAAACCAAGACTCCAAGAAGAATTTTACTCTTCTTTCTTTCCACCTACTCTTGTATTCGATAGCGTTGCTAGCCTTGAACGCTATTCTAAACATCCCCTTGCGGTAGCCTTTTTAGAGGAAGCAAAAAAGAGAAAATCGAAGTTCATTGAAGTGAGCGAGGTTCATGAACCTCCGGGAAACGGTCTTTGGGGAAAGGTGGGCAAGAGGGATCTATGGATAACCGCCAGCTCAAAGTTGCCCGATCATATCGAGGGAAGGGACCAGATGCCCAAAACTTCAGGGGGACTGGAGTGCGTCGTAATTTTAGAAGGGAAATATGCAGCAACTTTCCGTTTCCGAGACTCCCCTCGAAAGGAGAGTAGACCATTTATTTCTCACCTAGCTTCAAAACATGGGATTAAAAACGTGCTGATCGTTTCAGGGGATAGAGAATCTGAAGTGCGTTATCTGGCTGAACAGGTCGGAGTTTCTTCTGTTTATGCTCAATGTAGCCCCGAAATGAAACTCGAAATAGTTAAGAAAGAAACAAAGAAGGCAAAAACACTATTTGTTGGAGACGGTATAAATGATGCCCCCGCGATGATGGCTGCAACGGTGGGGATAGCAATGGGGATAAACACAGATGTAACAGCCCAGGCCGCACAAGTCGTAGCTATGGAAAACAGCTTGATAAAGGTGGATGAATTTATGCATATAGGCAAGAGATTGAGGAAAATAGCCCTGCAAAGTGCCCTTATCGGTATTCTTTTGAGTTTGGCTGGAATGGCTGTAGCCGCAACCGGCAAGTTAACACCTGTAGAAGGAGCTGTTATTCAAGAAATAATCGATGTTTTATCGATTCTTAACGCTCTGCGGGCAGCGTTTCCTCCCCGCGTGTTGAAAGATTTTTAA
- a CDS encoding hydrogenase expression/formation C-terminal domain-containing protein, which produces MRDLLEKIYLSFLEERDGKRVVQVPFCGNRGSELLSYLLEGGEVEMHFGRNSGRVVFESKIPGLWATWQSGELKCLEVGELPTLLLEVQGDLPLIPSFNLGELSTIRPGLMNGPYILVEISRIAREHDFTTHPRVIPLNFLPLSLADQKLLDEKLGHGELTICIKGYGQCWIKNTPYRNIWWVEHLNVEGKSIFKSIEITSIPSLIRTAREDMERGLSKIEKLMEKMDHEIPI; this is translated from the coding sequence ATGCGTGATCTCCTTGAAAAAATCTATTTGTCTTTCCTTGAAGAAAGAGATGGGAAGAGGGTAGTCCAGGTTCCTTTTTGTGGGAATCGAGGCTCGGAGCTCTTATCCTATCTTCTTGAGGGAGGAGAAGTAGAAATGCATTTCGGCAGGAATTCAGGGCGGGTGGTCTTTGAAAGTAAAATTCCCGGTCTGTGGGCGACATGGCAGAGTGGAGAGCTTAAGTGTCTTGAAGTAGGAGAACTTCCTACTCTTTTATTAGAAGTTCAAGGTGATCTTCCCCTAATTCCTTCCTTTAACCTCGGAGAACTGTCAACTATTCGTCCCGGATTAATGAACGGCCCCTATATCCTTGTAGAAATCAGTCGGATTGCCCGGGAGCATGATTTCACCACACATCCAAGGGTTATCCCGTTAAACTTTTTACCCCTATCTTTAGCTGATCAAAAGCTCTTGGATGAGAAGTTGGGCCATGGAGAGTTAACTATTTGCATAAAGGGATATGGACAATGTTGGATTAAAAATACCCCTTATAGAAATATCTGGTGGGTTGAACACCTCAACGTAGAGGGAAAAAGCATTTTCAAATCCATCGAGATTACTTCTATTCCTTCCCTGATTAGAACGGCAAGGGAAGACATGGAAAGAGGACTTTCAAAAATAGAGAAACTCATGGAAAAAATGGACCATGAAATTCCTATTTGA
- the wrbA gene encoding NAD(P)H:quinone oxidoreductase, whose product MKIYVVFYSMYGHTYRMAEAVAEGARSVKGAQVVLKRVPETLSNEILHKMGAVEPQKAFAHIPVCPIEELGEADAIIFGTPTRFGNMCGQMRQFLDSAGKLWLSGKLIGKVGSVFCSSNTQHGGQEATILTFMVSLLHLGMVIVGLPYSFTGQMVVDEVSGCSPYGASTIAGGAGERMPTENELAGARFQGKHVATLTAKLVR is encoded by the coding sequence ATGAAAATTTACGTGGTTTTTTATTCGATGTATGGTCATACCTATAGGATGGCCGAAGCTGTTGCTGAAGGAGCCCGATCCGTTAAAGGAGCACAGGTCGTCCTGAAAAGAGTTCCAGAAACGTTAAGTAACGAAATTCTCCATAAAATGGGAGCGGTTGAACCCCAGAAAGCCTTCGCCCATATTCCTGTCTGTCCTATTGAAGAACTGGGAGAAGCCGATGCGATCATTTTTGGCACCCCCACTCGTTTTGGCAACATGTGTGGCCAGATGAGGCAATTTCTGGATAGTGCAGGCAAGCTTTGGCTGAGCGGCAAGTTAATAGGCAAAGTGGGCAGTGTCTTTTGTAGTTCTAATACACAGCATGGGGGACAAGAAGCGACGATCTTGACCTTCATGGTGAGCTTGCTTCACCTAGGGATGGTTATCGTTGGCCTGCCTTATTCATTTACTGGGCAAATGGTTGTGGATGAAGTCAGCGGTTGTTCTCCCTATGGAGCTTCGACAATAGCTGGAGGCGCAGGAGAGAGAATGCCCACGGAAAACGAGCTGGCTGGAGCCAGATTCCAGGGAAAGCATGTGGCAACCCTTACCGCAAAGCTTGTCCGTTAA
- the lysS gene encoding lysine--tRNA ligase — MTMSSNTESELLKIRREKLDYWKSQGIDPFGHPFFDTQPIECVLEPFKENQSVRIAGRILSIRDMGRSFFAHIQDQGSQMQIYANPQSCGEIAFKQLKHLDIGDIVGVEGSCFFTKTKEKTVRVKSWQLLAKSLRPLPSQWYGLLDVEARYRQRYLDLIMNPEVKRVFLKRSQIIKEIREFLHNKGFIEVETPMMQTVAGGAAANPFKTFHEALGIPLYLRIAPELYLKRLLVGGFEKIFELNRNFRNEGISRKHNPEFTMLEAYWAYGDCQSMAKLLEEMIVAVAQKVFGTLQFPASKQFGEAKTINLTPPWPRRPFKEVLCEAIGEDWFSLSGEEKIKVAARFEIEIKEGFTETDLCRHLFEKQVEAKTMGPLFVTELPTEFVPLAKQKKEDPRFVEVFELIVNGQELAPGYSELNDPIVQRERLEKQAGEEKQKIDEEFLLALEYGMPPAGGIGLGIDRLTMLLSGQESIRDVILFPILRPKKEQKETD, encoded by the coding sequence ATGACTATGTCTTCGAACACTGAATCGGAACTACTCAAAATTCGCAGGGAAAAACTCGATTATTGGAAATCTCAAGGAATCGACCCTTTTGGACACCCCTTTTTCGATACCCAGCCCATAGAATGCGTTCTTGAGCCGTTTAAAGAAAACCAATCCGTCCGGATTGCCGGCCGCATCCTTTCGATAAGAGACATGGGGAGGAGTTTTTTTGCGCATATTCAAGATCAAGGCTCTCAGATGCAGATTTATGCCAATCCCCAATCTTGTGGGGAGATTGCTTTTAAGCAGCTCAAGCACTTGGACATCGGTGACATCGTTGGGGTTGAAGGGAGTTGTTTTTTTACAAAGACAAAGGAAAAGACGGTTAGGGTAAAGAGCTGGCAGCTCCTAGCCAAATCACTTCGCCCGCTCCCTTCTCAATGGTATGGACTGCTGGATGTCGAAGCCCGGTACAGGCAAAGGTATCTGGATTTAATCATGAATCCTGAAGTCAAAAGAGTGTTTTTGAAACGAAGCCAAATCATCAAGGAAATCCGTGAGTTCTTACATAACAAGGGATTCATAGAGGTAGAAACCCCGATGATGCAAACGGTAGCCGGAGGGGCAGCAGCCAATCCTTTCAAAACTTTTCATGAAGCCCTGGGTATTCCCCTTTACTTAAGGATAGCCCCCGAGCTCTACCTGAAAAGGCTCCTGGTAGGAGGGTTCGAGAAAATTTTTGAACTTAACCGTAATTTTCGTAACGAAGGAATTTCAAGAAAACATAACCCTGAATTTACGATGCTTGAAGCTTACTGGGCCTACGGGGATTGCCAATCGATGGCTAAGCTCCTCGAAGAAATGATTGTAGCTGTAGCCCAAAAGGTATTTGGAACCTTGCAATTTCCCGCCTCAAAACAATTCGGGGAAGCCAAAACCATCAACTTGACTCCTCCTTGGCCCAGGCGCCCTTTCAAAGAGGTCCTTTGTGAGGCTATTGGCGAAGATTGGTTCAGTTTGAGCGGGGAAGAAAAAATAAAGGTAGCAGCCCGCTTCGAAATCGAAATTAAAGAAGGATTCACAGAAACTGACCTCTGCCGGCACCTTTTCGAAAAACAGGTCGAAGCAAAAACCATGGGCCCCCTATTTGTGACCGAACTGCCGACCGAATTCGTCCCTTTGGCCAAGCAGAAAAAAGAGGATCCCCGCTTTGTAGAGGTCTTTGAGCTGATCGTCAACGGCCAGGAACTTGCCCCGGGCTACAGCGAACTTAACGATCCCATAGTCCAGAGGGAAAGGCTCGAAAAACAAGCCGGGGAAGAAAAGCAAAAAATCGACGAGGAATTTCTTCTTGCCCTGGAATATGGCATGCCGCCTGCCGGAGGGATCGGGTTGGGAATCGATAGGCTGACCATGCTCTTATCCGGGCAGGAATCCATTCGGGATGTCATCCTTTTCCCCATTCTTCGTCCTAAAAAAGAGCAAAAAGAAACGGATTAA
- a CDS encoding glycosyltransferase produces MKIAWFSPLPPKKSGIADFSSNVIPYLKKVSELSLFVEDYCPQYSFTKGCLVIPYVERDKIDWKVMEKLEDYDLVFFNMSNDFRFHSYAYELLLRFPGIVILHDYVLQFFYAGYYLIIKRNFSGYVEKFKELYSLDLVNAQSLKEGPSAVLNFLKKVYEDQSILQYPMNEEIISKSSCVITHSFFALEKIKKYNLSKPAFKLNLPFTLSEENIASLSQKNVLLSPHRGKEKLVAATFGYVLPNKAYESIFKVLQNSSFLQQNMEYWIIGGTFFWYNIHSLIKKYQLKNIVKVFDYQQPAQVIELLSQADICIALRAPTMGETSSSLLNMMLMAKPVVVLNSGWYKELPDDCVLKIDPCCVEKQLEEILLEAFEERQKLREIGIRAKEYILTYHTPYQYVENLIDCSQKLNIRSETK; encoded by the coding sequence GTGAAAATTGCTTGGTTTAGTCCTCTGCCTCCCAAAAAATCGGGGATCGCTGATTTTAGTTCTAATGTTATTCCCTATTTAAAAAAAGTTTCAGAGCTTAGCCTTTTTGTTGAAGACTATTGTCCCCAATACTCCTTTACAAAGGGATGTTTGGTTATTCCCTACGTCGAAAGAGACAAGATCGATTGGAAAGTCATGGAGAAGCTCGAGGATTATGACCTGGTGTTTTTCAACATGAGTAATGATTTTCGTTTTCATTCCTATGCTTATGAGCTCCTGTTAAGATTTCCGGGTATAGTCATTCTTCATGACTATGTATTGCAATTTTTTTATGCGGGATACTATCTGATCATAAAGAGAAATTTTTCGGGATACGTGGAAAAGTTTAAGGAACTTTATTCTTTGGACTTAGTTAATGCGCAATCTCTTAAAGAAGGGCCTTCAGCGGTTCTGAATTTTCTTAAAAAGGTTTATGAAGACCAATCGATTCTTCAGTACCCGATGAATGAAGAAATTATTTCAAAATCTTCTTGTGTAATAACCCATTCCTTTTTTGCCCTAGAAAAAATCAAAAAATATAATTTATCTAAACCGGCATTCAAACTTAACCTTCCCTTTACCTTGTCCGAAGAAAATATAGCTAGCCTCTCTCAAAAGAATGTTTTGTTGTCCCCTCACAGGGGTAAAGAAAAACTCGTTGCGGCGACTTTTGGTTATGTATTGCCCAACAAGGCTTACGAGTCCATTTTCAAAGTCTTGCAAAATTCTTCTTTTCTACAACAAAACATGGAATATTGGATCATCGGGGGCACATTCTTTTGGTATAATATTCATAGTCTCATAAAAAAATACCAACTAAAGAATATCGTTAAAGTTTTCGATTACCAACAACCTGCTCAAGTTATTGAACTGCTTTCCCAAGCGGATATCTGTATCGCTTTAAGGGCCCCTACCATGGGAGAAACCTCAAGTTCACTCCTCAACATGATGCTTATGGCCAAGCCGGTAGTGGTATTAAATTCGGGTTGGTATAAAGAACTACCCGATGATTGTGTCTTGAAGATCGATCCTTGTTGTGTAGAAAAACAACTGGAAGAAATCTTATTAGAAGCGTTTGAAGAAAGACAAAAATTAAGAGAAATTGGAATTCGGGCAAAAGAATACATTTTAACGTATCATACACCCTATCAATACGTTGAAAATCTCATCGATTGTTCTCAAAAGCTCAATATTCGTTCTGAAACAAAGTAA
- the sixA gene encoding phosphohistidine phosphatase SixA codes for MNLYFIRHATAEPKADSDAQRNLTAEGKEEAKLLGKGLKKLGIKPDEILTSPLNRAVQTAEIIAQVMKMEKKPVVVPQLENGHSSSELLEVIKKYDKQSSLFLVGHMPSLAEHLAEFLGVGRPQAFPLDKGGIGAIRSDDPLRLGAYELRFLLRQAQIRKL; via the coding sequence ATGAACCTCTACTTTATCCGTCATGCCACAGCCGAACCTAAAGCAGATAGCGATGCCCAGAGAAACTTGACCGCTGAAGGTAAAGAAGAAGCCAAATTATTAGGAAAAGGGTTAAAAAAACTGGGTATCAAACCCGATGAAATTTTAACCAGTCCTTTAAATCGGGCGGTTCAAACGGCTGAAATTATAGCGCAGGTGATGAAAATGGAAAAAAAACCGGTCGTTGTTCCGCAACTTGAAAACGGGCATTCTTCCTCCGAACTCCTCGAAGTCATTAAGAAATACGATAAGCAATCCTCCCTTTTTCTTGTCGGTCACATGCCTAGCCTTGCCGAGCATCTAGCGGAATTCCTCGGTGTAGGACGACCTCAAGCTTTTCCCCTAGATAAAGGGGGAATAGGAGCGATTCGGTCGGATGATCCTCTTCGGTTAGGCGCCTATGAACTGCGTTTTCTTTTGCGCCAGGCCCAGATCCGTAAATTGTAA
- a CDS encoding glycoside hydrolase family 15 protein: MAYQPIENYAIIGDMHTVALVAINGSIDWLCIPFFDSPSVFGALLDDEKGGRFQITPHETDVRCKQFYWPGTNVLVTRFLSSQGAAELTDFMPVESVNETGLHRFRLIRRLTVVRGAIDFILECRPAFNYALDPHQTERITAGAVFSTEKLKLLLSTDKPFEISKNGVVSRFTLREGDTTVFVLSQMTPGSEWAMHTSNKEAERLFRVTVDYWRDWIAQCQYSGRWREMVYRSALTLKLLTFKPTGAIIAAPTTSLPEEVGGERNWDYRFSWIRDSAFTIYAFMRLGFTEEAQRYMEFLSKVYRGFSGDKPPLQVMYGIDGKTELKEMELHHLEGYKGSRPVRIGNNAYKQLQLDIYGELVDAIYLCNKYGAPISYEEWQEVKRLIDWVCRHWQQEDEGIWEVRGRRRHFTYSKLMCWVALDRGLRLAEKRSFPTDVSGWRKVRNEIYTYILEKSWNPRLKSFVQYPGSDALDAATLLMPMVFLVSPTDPKILGTLEAVMRPPQEGGLLANNLLYRYNLDKTADGLRGREGTFNICTFWLVEALARAGQFKGDLLEEAHLLFERMLGFANHVGLYAEQTGFSGEALGNFPQAFTHLALISSAYNLDKALGTRG, from the coding sequence ATGGCCTATCAACCTATCGAGAACTATGCCATTATAGGAGACATGCACACGGTGGCCCTTGTCGCCATCAACGGTTCAATCGATTGGTTATGTATCCCTTTTTTTGATTCCCCTAGTGTATTTGGGGCTTTGCTGGACGACGAAAAGGGTGGGCGTTTTCAAATTACACCCCATGAAACCGATGTTCGTTGCAAGCAGTTCTATTGGCCGGGGACAAACGTACTGGTCACCCGTTTTCTTTCTTCCCAGGGAGCGGCCGAGCTTACCGATTTTATGCCTGTGGAATCGGTCAATGAAACCGGCTTGCATCGGTTTCGTCTTATTCGCAGGTTAACGGTTGTTCGCGGAGCTATAGATTTTATTCTTGAATGTCGTCCCGCCTTTAATTATGCCTTAGATCCCCATCAGACAGAACGAATTACGGCAGGAGCTGTTTTTTCTACGGAAAAGTTGAAGCTTCTTCTTTCTACGGATAAGCCCTTTGAAATATCTAAAAATGGAGTTGTTTCAAGATTTACTCTTAGGGAAGGGGACACAACGGTATTTGTCCTTAGTCAAATGACCCCGGGTTCAGAATGGGCGATGCACACCTCAAACAAGGAGGCTGAAAGGCTTTTCAGGGTTACCGTAGACTATTGGAGGGACTGGATTGCTCAATGCCAATATTCGGGCCGTTGGCGGGAAATGGTTTACCGCTCAGCATTAACTTTAAAGCTTCTTACTTTTAAACCCACCGGAGCTATTATCGCCGCCCCTACAACAAGCTTACCCGAGGAAGTCGGAGGTGAGAGGAACTGGGATTATCGCTTTAGTTGGATTAGGGATTCGGCTTTTACCATCTATGCTTTCATGCGCCTTGGCTTTACAGAAGAAGCGCAAAGATACATGGAATTCCTTTCCAAGGTTTACCGGGGTTTTTCGGGAGATAAACCTCCACTGCAAGTCATGTATGGGATTGATGGAAAAACGGAATTGAAAGAAATGGAACTACACCACTTGGAGGGATATAAAGGCTCTAGGCCAGTAAGAATCGGTAATAATGCTTACAAGCAGCTCCAGCTGGATATCTATGGTGAGCTTGTTGATGCGATCTATCTTTGTAATAAGTATGGAGCTCCCATTTCCTACGAGGAATGGCAGGAAGTAAAGCGTTTGATTGATTGGGTGTGCCGACATTGGCAACAGGAAGATGAGGGAATATGGGAAGTGAGGGGAAGACGGCGGCACTTTACCTATTCAAAGTTAATGTGTTGGGTAGCCTTGGATCGTGGCTTAAGGTTAGCTGAAAAAAGATCGTTTCCTACCGATGTCAGCGGCTGGCGAAAGGTGCGCAACGAGATTTACACTTATATCTTGGAAAAAAGCTGGAATCCAAGGCTAAAGAGCTTCGTGCAGTACCCGGGTTCGGATGCCTTGGATGCAGCCACTCTATTGATGCCCATGGTGTTCTTGGTTTCTCCTACGGACCCTAAAATTCTAGGGACCCTGGAGGCGGTCATGCGTCCTCCTCAAGAGGGAGGTCTTCTAGCCAATAACCTTCTTTATCGCTATAACCTGGACAAAACCGCCGATGGGTTAAGGGGAAGAGAGGGGACTTTTAATATTTGTACCTTTTGGCTTGTAGAAGCTTTGGCCCGGGCGGGGCAATTCAAGGGCGATCTGCTTGAAGAGGCTCACCTGCTTTTTGAACGGATGCTTGGATTTGCCAACCATGTCGGTTTGTATGCGGAGCAGACCGGTTTTAGCGGAGAGGCCTTGGGGAATTTTCCCCAAGCCTTTACCCATCTCGCCTTGATCAGTTCTGCTTATAATCTGGATAAGGCACTGGGAACTAGAGGGTAA
- the cybH gene encoding Ni/Fe-hydrogenase, b-type cytochrome subunit has protein sequence MSTTKEKKCVTKAVYVYEAPLRLWHWINAISVFVLALSGYFIAHPPPSIGGEAFGHFNFAYIRYTHFVAALVFDVGLIVRIYWALVGNRFGRDFLLLPLFDKCFWQEVIKKMRWYLFLDKEPQIYVEADPLNRLTTFLVFLLDWFMLLTGLALFGEMEGMGSWAYYLFTIWIIPLFGSSQTLHTFHHLGMWLFAAFIVVHVYVVIREDILGRVTVIETMINGWRTIRNGRL, from the coding sequence ATGTCAACAACTAAAGAAAAAAAGTGTGTTACAAAAGCTGTTTATGTTTATGAAGCTCCACTCAGGTTGTGGCATTGGATTAACGCAATTTCGGTTTTTGTTTTAGCCCTGAGTGGGTATTTTATTGCCCATCCTCCCCCAAGCATCGGGGGAGAAGCTTTTGGTCATTTCAATTTTGCTTACATTAGGTATACCCATTTTGTTGCTGCCCTGGTCTTTGATGTTGGCCTAATAGTGAGAATATACTGGGCCTTGGTAGGGAATAGGTTTGGAAGGGATTTTCTTCTTTTGCCTCTTTTTGATAAGTGCTTTTGGCAAGAAGTAATAAAGAAGATGAGGTGGTATCTTTTTCTTGATAAAGAACCCCAAATCTATGTCGAAGCGGATCCCTTAAACCGGCTCACTACTTTTTTAGTCTTTCTTCTTGACTGGTTTATGCTCCTGACGGGATTAGCCCTGTTTGGTGAAATGGAAGGGATGGGAAGCTGGGCTTATTACCTGTTTACAATTTGGATCATTCCTCTTTTTGGCAGCAGCCAGACTCTCCATACCTTTCACCATCTCGGGATGTGGCTTTTTGCCGCTTTTATCGTTGTCCATGTTTACGTCGTGATTAGGGAGGATATCCTGGGTAGAGTAACGGTTATTGAAACGATGATCAATGGCTGGAGAACGATACGCAATGGCCGACTTTAA